A region of the Herpetosiphon gulosus genome:
TTTCAGCTACGGCTTCGCTCAACGGATAGACCGTTGATGAACCAGCGCTCACGATATCGCCTTGAACAGCTGATGGATCAACTTCTTCGAGAGCAACTGCGCCGCTAGTGTTGCCACCAGTGCTGCTGCTGCCACCAGTCAAGGCATTGATCAAAGCATCTTTTGCGCCGCTCAAGGCTTCTTCGCTGGCAGGGAAGTAACCAACTTCAAGAATAACATCGTTGACGTTGGTCAAGTAGTAGTTGATAAACGCCGCGACTTGAGGCTTTTCAGTCAAGATATTTTTGGCCGAGTAGATGTACAACGGACGAGCCAATGAGTAGCTACCATCTTCAGTGGTGGCTTCGGTTGGTTCAACACCGTCAATCGTCAAGGCTGTAAGCTTGGTTTTGTTTTCGTTGTAGTAGGCATAACCGAAGTAGCCAATTGCATTGGCATCACCTTCGATCCCGGTTACCAACACGTTATCATCTTCGCTCAATTGGGGGTTGGCTCCCAAGATGAATTTTTCTTCGCTATCGAAGAAGTGTTCGACGAAGTAATCGAAGGTACCACTATCGGTGCCTGGGCTGTAGAGTTTGATCGCTTCAGCTGGATAGCTGGCATCAACTTGGTCCCAAGTTTTGTAGGTACCTGAGAAAATGTCGGCGACTTGGGCTTCGGTCAAGTTGCTGACGAAGGTATTTTTGCTGCTGACCACGACGGCCAAAGCATCGGTACCGACGCGGAACTCAACGACTTCGCGGCCTTTGGCAGCACAGGCTTCGGCTTCTTCCGCTTTGATCGCGCGGCTGGCGTTGGCGATATCGGTTTCAGCAGCGGTACAGAAGCGCTCGAACCCAGCGCCCGTGCCGATGCTATCAATCGTGATGTTGCCGGTGTAGCCATCTTCAGTGAAGATTTCGGCCACAGCTTCGCTCAACGGATAGACTGTTGATGAACCAGCGCTCACGATATCGCCTTGAACCATTGCTGGGTCAACTTCTCCACCAGCAGGAACTTCAGCAGTTGCTTCAACTGAAGGAGTAGCAGCAGCTTCAGTGGTGGGGGCAGTAGTAGCAGCAGCTTGGCCAGTGGTGGCAGTAGCTGGTGCTGTAGTGGCTGGTGCAGTGGTTGGAGTGCTGTCGCCGCCACATGCTGCGAGCATTGTCAGCAACATGATTGAGGCAAGCATTAAACTCAGCAGTTTCCGCATGATCTGGATTCCTCCGAAAAAGAAATTTCTGTAAGTTGCAAATTGAATTACGTGCATCACGTAAGAGCAGTCTAAATCGCTATACTTAAACTGCTTTGATCGCTGTGTTAAGTTCCGATTAAATGTTAGTGTAATGCTGAGTACGGTGGATTGGCAGTTTAAACGTCAATCACATTTAACCCATAAAAATGCAGAAATTCGCGCACCGATGCTGTGTCAGGCAAGGCCACAACTTGGCGCATTTCTGAGCGTGAAAGCACCACTTCCACCGCCCGAATGCTGCCCCGTTGATCGAGGTAGGCATGACGGCCAAGCACTGGTGCATCAATTTGCCAGCCCTGTTGCATGTGGTAGCGCACGAGTTCCAAGCGTTTGGTCGCATCGTCTAGGTGAACCATAAGCGATCAAGCCTCCGTGATGCGCAATTGCGCAATTCAACGCCGTTAAGCTTGATCAGACCACGCTTGGGTTATGCTGAGGTTAATCGTTGGTCAAATTATGGCGATTAAGCTTCTTTAGCCTTCGATTGAGGTAGTTGGTAGCTGGTTGAACGGCCATCACCAGAACGCACTAAAACATTCCGCTCCACCAAATCATTGAGATCGCGGGCGGCTTGCTTGGGCGAAATTTGGGTTAGCTCACGGTAATCGCGGTTGGTAATCGAAGGATGCTGTTTGAGATAATCGAAAATCCGTTGCTGGCGCTCGTTTAATTCGATCGTTGGCGGGTACAGGCCTGGATAACTTTCGGCCAAACCATGCAGATCATTTAACAAACGATCTAAACCACTCGTTTGGGCCAATTGAATCGCTTCGGCATAATATTGGCGCATGAGCTGGGTTTGGCCAAGTTCGGCATAGGCTTCAGCCAAATCATAGCAAGTATTGGCTTGCCAATTATGATTGTGCATGGCCGCAAAAATCTGATAGGCCGCCAGATAATGCTCGACCGCTAGGGTAAACTCTTGCATCCAAAAACAACATGCCCCGATGCTTTTTTGACACAGGCCTTGCATGCGCCGATTGCCTGTGCGATCAGCTAAATTCAGGCTTTGCTCAAAATAGTCGAGGGCTTGCGAGTAATGGCCTAAATCAAGGTAATCGTAGCCCAAATTGTGCGCGATATGGGTCATCAACAAGCTATGATTGACTTCATTGGCCGCCAACCATGCCGCTTGATGTTGATTGATCGCTTCGGCATGCTCACCGCGATGAGCATAGAACATGCCACGGGCGTTCGCCAGCTCAGCCCAAGCCCCACGATCAAGGGGATCGATCAAGGTAGCGGCTTGCTCAAGACTGGTTTGGGCCTGCTCAAAATCACGCTGATCCTGAAACCACATCCATGCTTGCTCCAAACAAACGCGATAGCGCAAGGGATCGTTGGGTGCAGCCCGTTCCAAGATCGCAATGCTATAGTTGAAGTGGGACTGCGCTTCCATGGTGCTTTGCGAGCGAAAAGCCTTGCCACGCTTGTAATAGGCCTCAGCTTTAAGCAACGGCGCGTTGGCAGCCAAAGCCGCTTGATATTCACCCAATGCGGTTTGGACATCGTTCATGGTCATGGCCACATCGCCGCTGACCAACTTGAGCCGAAACCAAAGTTGCGGTTGTTGAATATCGTGGGCTTGAATCTGGGCCAACAATTCGCGCAGCGCTCGGCCCTGCAAACTATCAACAATCGTTTGATGCTCAGCAATGATCAAGCTAGCTGCTTGATCGTAGGCTTGGGCTTGCAACCAATGTTGAATTGAGTGCAACGGCTCACTAGGTTGCAGCAACTCGGCTAATTGTTGATGCCAGCGCCGGCGTTCGGGAGCGCTAATTTGGCTTTGCAAAAAGGGTCGCAGCTTTTCAACCAAGGCCAAACTTTCGCTTTTGATTAGGCCATGATCGGCTAAATGTTGGAGCGTGGATTCGGCAATAGCATTTAATTCGAGCCAATGCTCAAGCCAACGCTGAGCCAATGGTTGCTGATTGAAGGCCAACATTCGCGCCAAGGTTTGTTCAGCAGTAGTTAATTGCGGATACAACCCAATAATCGCATGGTTGGGAATCGTGGTGCTTGGCTGTTGCACTTCTTCGAGCAGCAATTTGGCCAGGCTTTGAACTGCTTGGTTGCGAATTGGATAGATCGTTTGCTCGACCACGCCCATGGCTTCGGCGAGATCAGCAATCCGCAAGCCTTCCATATAAAAGCCCGCCAAAACGTTGTATGGTCGCCAAGGCAAGGCCAGCCAATGGCGCTCGCCGTGCGGACGAATCCGCTCAATCAGCCACCACAAGAGTGCTTGAACTGCCCGCCCAAGTTCAGCCGAACCTTGGGGCGTATCAGCAACATACCAGCGTTCGATAATCTGGCAGGTTGCTAAGGGCGAACTCGCCAGAAACAACACATCACCCTCACGGGCATGGCGCAAGGCTTCCGCCAGCATTTTCTCGAGCGTTGGTAAGCTGTAGGCCAACAAGTCTGGCTGATTCATGGTACATCCTTGTCCAAATTGCGGCTACTCCGCACTCTCACCGCAGATCTCGAAGCATTTGGCTAATCAGGTCATGAGACGAATCGGACCACCCCAAAATAGCCCAAAACTCTAGAGCTTTTTTGATTGAGTTGGGTGTGAGTCACTGCGATACTAAAAACCAGCTTCCACTACGTCCCCGCCATTGTCACGTTCCACCCCGTGTAAGGAGGATTGTATGTCGTTAGTTTTGCGTCGGTTTGGCATGATCGCATTTATGGTCATGTTTATTTTAGCATTGGCAATTGGCAGTTCGGCCAAGGCCGCTCCGTTGGCCGATGATGTGAGCATCGATCTTGGTGATGCGC
Encoded here:
- a CDS encoding phosphate ABC transporter substrate-binding protein PstS family protein, which encodes MRKLLSLMLASIMLLTMLAACGGDSTPTTAPATTAPATATTGQAAATTAPTTEAAATPSVEATAEVPAGGEVDPAMVQGDIVSAGSSTVYPLSEAVAEIFTEDGYTGNITIDSIGTGAGFERFCTAAETDIANASRAIKAEEAEACAAKGREVVEFRVGTDALAVVVSSKNTFVSNLTEAQVADIFSGTYKTWDQVDASYPAEAIKLYSPGTDSGTFDYFVEHFFDSEEKFILGANPQLSEDDNVLVTGIEGDANAIGYFGYAYYNENKTKLTALTIDGVEPTEATTEDGSYSLARPLYIYSAKNILTEKPQVAAFINYYLTNVNDVILEVGYFPASEEALSGAKDALINALTGGSSSTGGNTSGAVALEEVDPSAVQGDIVSAGSSTVYPLSEAVAEIFGEDGYTGNMTIDSIGTGAGFERFCTAAETDIANASRAIKDEEAKACANKGREVVEFRVGTDALAVVVSSKNTFVSNLTEAQVADIFSGTYKTWDQVDASYPAEAIKLYSPGTDSGTFDYFVEHFFDSEEKFILGANPQLSEDDNVLVTGIEGDANAIGYFGYAYYNENKTKLKALTIDGVEPTEATTEDGSYSLARPLYIYSAKNVLAEKPQVAAFINYYLTNVNEVILEVGYFPASEAALNEAKQSLLDATK
- a CDS encoding tetratricopeptide repeat protein yields the protein MNQPDLLAYSLPTLEKMLAEALRHAREGDVLFLASSPLATCQIIERWYVADTPQGSAELGRAVQALLWWLIERIRPHGERHWLALPWRPYNVLAGFYMEGLRIADLAEAMGVVEQTIYPIRNQAVQSLAKLLLEEVQQPSTTIPNHAIIGLYPQLTTAEQTLARMLAFNQQPLAQRWLEHWLELNAIAESTLQHLADHGLIKSESLALVEKLRPFLQSQISAPERRRWHQQLAELLQPSEPLHSIQHWLQAQAYDQAASLIIAEHQTIVDSLQGRALRELLAQIQAHDIQQPQLWFRLKLVSGDVAMTMNDVQTALGEYQAALAANAPLLKAEAYYKRGKAFRSQSTMEAQSHFNYSIAILERAAPNDPLRYRVCLEQAWMWFQDQRDFEQAQTSLEQAATLIDPLDRGAWAELANARGMFYAHRGEHAEAINQHQAAWLAANEVNHSLLMTHIAHNLGYDYLDLGHYSQALDYFEQSLNLADRTGNRRMQGLCQKSIGACCFWMQEFTLAVEHYLAAYQIFAAMHNHNWQANTCYDLAEAYAELGQTQLMRQYYAEAIQLAQTSGLDRLLNDLHGLAESYPGLYPPTIELNERQQRIFDYLKQHPSITNRDYRELTQISPKQAARDLNDLVERNVLVRSGDGRSTSYQLPQSKAKEA